From a single Nostoc sp. MS1 genomic region:
- the tsaE gene encoding tRNA (adenosine(37)-N6)-threonylcarbamoyltransferase complex ATPase subunit type 1 TsaE, which translates to MKIHLVDTQATLNLGIFLGQTLTTGTVILLAGDLGAGKTTLVQGLGKGLDITEPIVSPTFTLINEYTEGRIPLYHLDLYRLDPQEVVNLNLETYWEGIEVIPGIVAIEWSERMPYKPSSYIDVLLTYGDEGSRQAEIIPFNCTISESITTI; encoded by the coding sequence ATGAAAATTCACCTTGTAGATACACAAGCAACATTAAATTTGGGGATTTTTCTAGGGCAAACTTTAACAACCGGTACTGTAATTTTACTGGCTGGTGATTTAGGTGCGGGTAAAACTACTTTAGTACAAGGTTTAGGTAAAGGTTTAGATATTACTGAACCCATTGTCAGTCCTACTTTCACGCTGATCAATGAATATACTGAAGGACGTATCCCCCTTTACCATTTAGATTTATATCGCTTAGATCCGCAAGAAGTTGTCAATTTAAACCTAGAAACTTACTGGGAAGGTATTGAGGTAATTCCGGGTATTGTAGCGATCGAGTGGTCAGAACGGATGCCCTACAAGCCAAGTTCTTATATTGATGTGCTTTTAACTTATGGCGATGAGGGCAGTCGTCAAGCCGAGATTATACCTTTCAATTGCACTATCAGCGAGTCTATTACTACTATCTGA
- the ruvC gene encoding crossover junction endodeoxyribonuclease RuvC, with protein sequence MEKRILGLDPGLAILGFGAITCKQSPTQIQDTMVNILDFGVIRTSADVDVGQRLCTLFDDLHTVIDQLQPDLVAVEKLFFYRMSSTILVAQARGVVMLALAQHHLPYVEFTPAQIKQTLTGYGNADKSEVQEAVARELDLEEIPKPDDASDALAVALTAYMLTVD encoded by the coding sequence ATGGAAAAACGCATTTTAGGATTAGACCCAGGATTGGCTATTTTAGGCTTTGGTGCAATTACTTGCAAACAAAGTCCCACCCAAATTCAAGATACGATGGTGAATATCTTGGATTTTGGCGTGATTAGAACTTCGGCAGATGTGGATGTAGGACAACGCTTGTGTACTTTGTTCGATGATTTGCACACCGTGATTGACCAGTTACAACCTGATTTGGTTGCAGTGGAAAAATTGTTCTTCTATCGTATGTCAAGTACCATCCTTGTGGCACAAGCTAGAGGTGTAGTTATGTTAGCATTGGCACAGCACCATTTGCCTTATGTAGAGTTTACCCCAGCCCAAATTAAACAAACTTTAACAGGCTATGGCAACGCTGATAAATCTGAAGTACAAGAAGCGGTAGCACGAGAATTAGATTTAGAGGAAATTCCTAAACCGGACGATGCTTCCGATGCTTTAGCAGTTGCTTTAACAGCCTACATGTTGACAGTTGATTAA
- a CDS encoding PEP-CTERM sorting domain-containing protein, whose product MLSLKKLACFTVLSASVVTSVAYAGSAHAVKMTYSAGAYRNQNVKNEGAFSENVNNKNFVTIDFNGITDNSFKGNDLVQYTFSGGSYSTTPGSTGIFNDQWAPASVKGEVNQSNYLAVFDGNSVSIKAKNGGVFNYFGINAGALSGGNTFELLKGGTVVGSWDYIALNAVAKVVGTNQNGEKNGFYEFLSQGFDDNFDEIRLSQVGGGGFESDNHTFQIGSGAFQSTPEPGVTLGMLAVGSIFLYQRNKKLQNVK is encoded by the coding sequence ATGCTATCTCTTAAAAAACTTGCTTGTTTTACAGTTCTTTCCGCATCCGTAGTTACTTCTGTTGCTTACGCTGGTTCTGCCCATGCTGTTAAGATGACTTACAGTGCTGGTGCTTACCGTAACCAAAATGTTAAGAATGAAGGTGCTTTCTCTGAAAATGTCAACAATAAGAATTTTGTTACCATCGATTTCAATGGCATAACTGACAATAGCTTTAAGGGCAACGATCTAGTACAATACACCTTCTCTGGAGGCAGCTATTCAACTACTCCTGGAAGTACAGGTATTTTTAATGATCAATGGGCTCCTGCTAGTGTTAAAGGAGAAGTAAATCAGAGCAATTATTTAGCAGTATTTGATGGTAACTCTGTCAGCATTAAAGCTAAGAATGGAGGTGTTTTTAATTATTTTGGTATTAACGCAGGTGCTTTAAGCGGTGGTAATACCTTTGAATTACTCAAGGGAGGTACAGTAGTTGGCTCATGGGATTACATTGCTTTAAACGCAGTTGCAAAGGTTGTGGGTACTAACCAGAACGGCGAAAAGAATGGTTTTTATGAGTTTTTATCTCAGGGTTTCGATGACAACTTTGATGAAATCAGGCTTTCCCAAGTTGGAGGCGGTGGATTTGAATCTGATAACCACACATTTCAGATTGGTAGTGGGGCGTTCCAATCTACTCCAGAACCTGGTGTTACTTTAGGGATGCTAGCGGTGGGTAGTATCTTCCTTTACCAGCGCAACAAAAAGCTACAAAATGTCAAGTAG
- a CDS encoding uridine diphosphate-N-acetylglucosamine-binding protein YvcK: protein MSIGFLRQALNALQKQSPSRTSHRVNQWFKWLSPGLSIKRWLLISVGGVLLSMLGLAIWVKLTPIFWLMELIRGFLGAIANILPNYISGPLVILGGLLLLLWGQTRTVGSITQVLRPGAEEELIDVLLAHRRLYRGPKIVVIGGGTGLSTLLRGLKTYSANISAIVTVADDGGSSGRLRQEFGVLPPGDIRNCLAALADEEKLLTELFQYRFRAGDGLTGHSFGNLFLTAMSDITGDLERAVAASSKVLAVRGQVLPATLSDVRLWAELADGRIIEGESSIPKAGGKIVKIGCIPANPPALPAAIKAIKEADYIIIGPGSLYTSLIPNLLVSDIADAIAASQAPSIYVCNVMTQPGETQGYTVADHIRAIDAACDGRRLFDAVLVHKKSPSAQSLIRYAQQNSHPVFLDREDVAQLGRRIVLANVLYEDETGFVRHNPQKLAKVLLKWYSGAHHGK, encoded by the coding sequence ATGTCAATCGGTTTTCTCAGACAAGCTCTTAACGCGCTGCAAAAGCAGTCGCCTAGTCGAACGTCCCATCGGGTGAACCAGTGGTTCAAATGGTTATCCCCTGGACTTTCGATCAAACGTTGGCTGCTAATTAGTGTTGGGGGTGTTCTACTGTCGATGCTGGGGTTAGCTATTTGGGTTAAGCTAACCCCCATTTTTTGGTTGATGGAGTTGATTAGAGGTTTTTTAGGAGCCATAGCCAACATTTTACCCAACTATATCAGTGGCCCTTTGGTAATTTTGGGCGGCTTGTTATTGCTGCTTTGGGGTCAGACTCGCACTGTTGGCTCAATTACTCAGGTTTTAAGACCAGGTGCGGAAGAAGAACTGATTGATGTACTGTTAGCCCATCGTCGCTTGTATCGGGGGCCGAAAATAGTTGTTATTGGTGGTGGGACTGGGCTATCTACTTTGCTTAGAGGGTTAAAAACTTACAGTGCTAATATTAGCGCGATCGTCACTGTGGCTGATGATGGTGGTTCTTCTGGTAGGTTGCGTCAAGAATTTGGTGTCTTACCACCAGGGGATATTCGCAACTGTTTGGCAGCTTTGGCAGATGAAGAAAAGTTATTAACAGAGTTATTTCAATATCGTTTTCGGGCTGGGGATGGTTTGACTGGTCACAGTTTTGGTAATTTGTTCTTAACTGCTATGAGCGATATCACCGGAGATTTGGAACGAGCTGTTGCTGCTAGTTCTAAAGTTCTGGCGGTGCGAGGGCAAGTTTTGCCTGCTACTCTCAGCGATGTTCGTCTCTGGGCAGAATTAGCCGATGGCCGCATCATTGAGGGTGAATCGAGTATTCCCAAGGCTGGCGGTAAAATTGTCAAGATTGGTTGCATTCCTGCCAACCCTCCAGCTTTGCCAGCCGCGATTAAAGCTATCAAAGAAGCTGACTATATTATTATTGGCCCTGGTAGCCTTTACACCAGTTTAATTCCTAACTTATTAGTATCAGACATTGCAGATGCGATCGCCGCATCTCAAGCCCCAAGTATTTATGTCTGCAATGTCATGACTCAACCAGGAGAAACTCAAGGGTACACTGTTGCTGACCACATCCGTGCCATTGATGCGGCTTGTGATGGCAGAAGGTTATTTGATGCTGTACTAGTACACAAAAAATCACCCTCAGCCCAGTCACTCATCCGTTACGCACAACAAAATTCCCATCCTGTATTTTTAGATAGGGAAGATGTAGCCCAACTTGGAAGAAGAATAGTTTTAGCTAATGTCTTATACGAAGACGAAACAGGCTTCGTGCGTCACAATCCCCAAAAGTTAGCTAAAGTCCTATTGAAATGGTACAGTGGCGCACATCATGGGAAGTAG
- a CDS encoding cytochrome P450 codes for MKLPDSPQIPKFMQLLQWIYQPLQLMEASAKAHGDFFTLWLTNKQPMVFLSNPQAVQQLFSLPLEQLDAKASAQILQPLLGENSLLLLSGETHQRQRKLLTPPFHGDRMRAYGDIITNITKEVIRPDLYPQPQEFNPERFLEKQYSLYEYLPFGGSNRRCVGMAFALYEMKLVLATVLKNLDLALVDNYPVKPIRRGVTLAPSGGKWLIATAQHQTTKNPIEV; via the coding sequence ATGAAACTTCCAGATAGTCCACAGATACCCAAATTCATGCAGTTATTGCAGTGGATTTATCAGCCATTGCAATTGATGGAAGCATCTGCCAAAGCTCACGGTGATTTTTTTACACTATGGCTCACAAATAAACAGCCAATGGTGTTTTTAAGTAATCCTCAAGCAGTGCAGCAACTTTTTTCTCTTCCTTTAGAACAGTTAGACGCTAAAGCATCAGCCCAAATTCTCCAACCTTTATTGGGTGAAAACTCTTTACTATTGCTGTCTGGGGAAACTCACCAACGCCAGCGCAAGTTATTAACGCCGCCTTTTCATGGTGATCGCATGAGAGCCTACGGCGATATCATTACTAATATTACCAAAGAAGTCATCAGACCAGATTTATATCCCCAACCGCAAGAGTTCAACCCAGAACGGTTTTTAGAAAAGCAGTATTCATTATATGAGTATCTACCATTCGGTGGCAGTAATCGGCGCTGCGTAGGTATGGCTTTTGCCTTGTATGAGATGAAATTGGTGTTGGCAACAGTATTAAAAAATCTGGATTTAGCATTAGTTGATAACTATCCAGTTAAACCTATCCGCCGTGGTGTTACCTTAGCACCCTCCGGTGGTAAATGGTTAATTGCTACAGCACAGCATCAAACAACCAAAAATCCTATTGAGGTGTAG
- a CDS encoding cation:proton antiporter — protein sequence MVDSYVVELFVIGLLLLAVTLGSGWISRLPLSFALIYLFVGVILGPYGFNLIKLRQDDVFNAALLERITEFVVIVSVFSCGLKIINPFRRGVWDITSRLIGFLMPISIVGIALVSKFLLGMGWGEAILLGAILAPTDPVLASEVQLTDINDKDELRFGLTSEGGLNDALAFPFVYFGLFAIKDNNWNNWFKQWVAVDLIWAIASALVMGFVVGKAIVWIDQKVQNRLSADALMEDFVAISAILLTYSLTEFVNGYGFLAVFIAGLVVQDSYSNPERPITQLEFVERLERLLEIGTILLLGSILLWKPIVDYAYQSFIIVIFLFLIIRPVGAWISTIGKRPLDSHRRNFHPGTRWLFGWFGIRGVGSLYYLAYALGNGLKNEAGEQIAWITYTTVVVSVIIHGISTTPLMNWYERSISKEQKASAPETLSEVE from the coding sequence ATGGTAGACAGTTATGTTGTTGAACTATTTGTAATTGGTCTACTTTTGCTAGCTGTTACATTAGGTTCGGGTTGGATATCGCGTTTACCTCTATCATTCGCACTGATATATTTATTTGTAGGTGTAATTCTTGGCCCTTACGGCTTTAATTTGATTAAATTACGGCAAGATGATGTATTTAATGCCGCATTACTTGAGAGAATCACAGAATTTGTAGTTATTGTTTCCGTCTTTAGCTGTGGATTAAAAATTATAAATCCATTTAGACGTGGTGTTTGGGATATTACAAGCCGTCTCATCGGCTTTTTAATGCCTATTTCAATTGTTGGCATAGCCCTTGTAAGTAAATTTTTATTAGGCATGGGTTGGGGAGAAGCTATTTTATTAGGAGCCATTCTTGCCCCTACTGACCCAGTGTTAGCCTCGGAAGTTCAACTAACAGATATCAATGACAAAGATGAATTACGTTTCGGTTTAACTTCCGAAGGTGGACTAAATGATGCTTTAGCTTTTCCCTTTGTTTATTTTGGACTTTTTGCCATTAAAGATAACAATTGGAATAACTGGTTTAAACAATGGGTAGCAGTTGATTTAATTTGGGCGATTGCTTCTGCTTTGGTAATGGGTTTTGTTGTAGGTAAAGCCATAGTTTGGATTGATCAAAAAGTGCAAAATCGCCTTTCTGCTGATGCCTTGATGGAAGATTTTGTTGCTATTAGTGCAATTTTATTAACTTATTCTTTGACAGAATTTGTTAATGGTTATGGATTTTTAGCGGTATTTATTGCTGGTTTAGTCGTCCAAGATAGTTATAGCAACCCTGAAAGACCAATAACACAATTAGAATTTGTTGAACGATTAGAAAGACTCTTAGAAATTGGTACAATTTTATTATTAGGTTCAATATTGCTATGGAAACCAATAGTTGATTATGCCTATCAATCATTTATTATCGTCATTTTCCTATTCTTAATTATTAGGCCTGTAGGAGCCTGGATTAGCACCATTGGCAAACGTCCTTTAGACTCCCACCGCCGCAACTTCCATCCGGGAACCCGTTGGTTATTTGGCTGGTTTGGTATTCGTGGTGTTGGTTCTTTATATTATCTTGCCTACGCTTTAGGTAATGGTTTAAAAAATGAAGCGGGCGAACAAATTGCTTGGATCACTTACACCACTGTTGTAGTTTCTGTGATTATACATGGCATATCTACTACACCCTTAATGAATTGGTACGAACGCAGCATTTCTAAAGAACAGAAAGCATCTGCGCCGGAAACTTTGAGTGAGGTTGAGTAG
- a CDS encoding dihydroorotase, with product MSSPQSLLIRRARIILPNGEFLVGDVLTRDRQIVEVAPTIANNTPATEIDAEGLTLLPGVIDPQVHFREPGLEHKEDLFTASCACAKGGVTSFLEMPNTRPLTTNQEALNDKLQRAAQKSLVNYGFFIGATGENTPDLISAHPTPGIKIFMGSMHGQLLVDQETILDSIFAQGQRLIAVHAEDQARINQRRQQFAGIQDPAIHSQIQDNQAALLATQLALKLSKKYQRRLHILHMSTADEAELLRQDKPSWVTAEVTPQHLVLNTSAYERIGTLAQMNPPLRSPHDNEVLWQALRDGVIDFIATDHAPHTLEEKAQTYPNSPSGMPGVETSLAVMLTAAMEGKCSVAQVANWMSTSVAKAYGIPNKGAIAPGYDADLVLVDLHTYRPVLREELLTKCRWSPFEGWNLTGWAVTTIVGGEIVYDKGKLNTQVRGQALNFV from the coding sequence ATGTCATCTCCACAAAGTTTACTAATTCGTCGCGCTCGCATCATTCTACCGAATGGTGAGTTTTTAGTTGGGGATGTGTTGACACGCGATCGCCAAATCGTGGAAGTAGCGCCAACAATTGCCAACAATACGCCAGCTACAGAAATTGACGCGGAAGGACTGACTTTGTTGCCGGGAGTCATCGACCCCCAGGTACATTTCCGCGAGCCAGGTCTAGAACACAAGGAAGACCTATTCACAGCTAGTTGTGCCTGTGCAAAAGGAGGCGTAACTTCTTTTTTAGAAATGCCCAACACACGCCCCCTGACAACTAATCAGGAAGCTTTAAATGACAAGTTACAACGTGCTGCCCAAAAAAGCTTAGTCAATTATGGCTTTTTTATTGGGGCAACGGGCGAAAATACCCCAGATTTAATCTCGGCACATCCCACACCAGGAATTAAAATTTTTATGGGGTCAATGCACGGTCAATTGCTGGTTGACCAAGAAACTATACTCGATTCCATATTTGCTCAAGGTCAGCGCCTAATTGCCGTTCATGCGGAAGACCAAGCCAGAATTAACCAGCGCCGTCAACAATTCGCAGGCATTCAAGACCCAGCCATTCACTCACAAATTCAAGACAACCAAGCTGCACTTTTAGCCACTCAATTGGCATTAAAACTTTCTAAAAAATATCAGCGTCGGTTACATATTCTGCATATGTCTACAGCCGACGAAGCTGAGTTATTGCGTCAAGATAAACCTAGTTGGGTGACAGCAGAGGTCACACCCCAACATTTAGTATTGAATACTAGTGCTTATGAGCGTATCGGTACATTAGCACAAATGAATCCGCCATTGCGATCGCCCCACGATAATGAAGTTTTGTGGCAAGCCTTGCGGGATGGGGTAATTGACTTCATTGCTACAGACCACGCTCCCCATACTTTAGAAGAAAAAGCACAAACTTATCCCAATAGCCCATCTGGGATGCCTGGGGTAGAAACATCCTTGGCGGTAATGTTAACGGCGGCGATGGAGGGGAAATGTAGTGTTGCCCAAGTTGCCAATTGGATGTCTACATCTGTCGCTAAAGCCTATGGTATCCCCAATAAAGGAGCGATCGCTCCTGGTTATGATGCTGACTTAGTGCTTGTCGATTTGCATACATACCGCCCCGTCCTGAGAGAAGAACTATTGACCAAATGTCGCTGGAGTCCCTTTGAAGGTTGGAACCTTACAGGATGGGCTGTCACGACTATAGTTGGCGGTGAAATTGTCTATGACAAAGGCAAGTTAAATACTCAAGTACGGGGTCAAGCTTTAAATTTTGTGTAG
- a CDS encoding sugar transferase, giving the protein MTAQSSLLSGKRRLQQNASSSMRSTVKRGQKTKTPKIKPKGLSLQGINGEFAKRLFDIVFSLLVLILFSPVYLILALLIALSSEGPIFYVQERIGQNYKPFNCIKFRTMVTNADEILVQMMETSPQLRQEFESSFKLKKDPRITKIGRFLRITSLDEFPQFWNVLKGDMSVVGPRPLVAEELPKYGHHIEQVLTIKPGITGLWQVSGRNDIPYPRRVQIDLHYVKSRTLWLDLWIILKTIDVVIMPKNNGAY; this is encoded by the coding sequence ATGACTGCCCAGAGTTCACTCCTCTCCGGCAAACGACGCTTACAGCAAAATGCTAGCTCGTCTATGCGTTCTACTGTCAAGCGTGGTCAAAAAACAAAGACACCTAAAATCAAACCCAAAGGTTTGTCTTTGCAAGGTATAAACGGAGAGTTTGCGAAAAGACTTTTCGATATCGTATTTTCGTTGTTGGTGTTGATTCTGTTCTCACCAGTCTACTTAATTTTGGCCTTGCTGATTGCTTTAAGCTCAGAAGGCCCAATTTTTTATGTCCAAGAAAGAATTGGTCAAAACTACAAACCCTTTAACTGCATTAAATTCCGAACGATGGTTACTAATGCTGACGAGATTCTCGTACAGATGATGGAAACATCGCCTCAGTTGCGGCAGGAATTTGAAAGCAGCTTTAAGCTCAAAAAAGACCCCAGAATTACTAAGATTGGCAGATTTTTGCGAATTACTAGTTTGGATGAATTTCCACAATTCTGGAACGTTTTAAAAGGGGATATGAGCGTTGTTGGCCCCCGTCCTCTAGTCGCAGAAGAACTACCAAAATATGGTCATCATATTGAGCAAGTTTTGACAATAAAACCAGGCATTACTGGGTTATGGCAAGTTTCTGGACGTAATGACATTCCCTATCCCCGGAGAGTGCAAATAGATTTACATTATGTTAAATCTAGAACTCTTTGGTTGGATCTATGGATAATATTGAAAACAATTGATGTAGTAATCATGCCCAAAAATAACGGAGCGTACTAA
- a CDS encoding patatin-like phospholipase family protein, whose amino-acid sequence MAFKILSLDGGGIRGVITASILEEVERQIQQRHGKSLHEYFDLIAGTSTGSILTAGIATKKNSSELIKLYKEQGKRIFPIHRKERYQPIPSPLPQFMEVVSPPKYLHQGLTKVLKNVLGDSKIKDIESPIILILAYDTLYRNTTFFTNCHPDIGDRWYDDCYLWEICAASASAPTYFPPYKLEPVNKEKYGNWVFPHIDGGVAANNPALAALSLVMRLSQSSISPEIKQKYNLDSVKSLEDIAILSIGTGQTGEPYEFEQIKDWRGVNWAQHLVDIFMEPTSEVSSTICRHLMGGYNSQRYLRLQFDLNEKFRAKKNETYKDTRELLKPEERVNKFTKTQLSEEMDNARERTLQSLIDATSKFIEYGYAFQTRNDCGSQVKEAIAAFIQAN is encoded by the coding sequence ATGGCCTTTAAAATTTTGAGTTTGGATGGTGGCGGTATACGCGGTGTTATTACAGCAAGCATTTTAGAAGAAGTAGAACGACAGATTCAACAGCGTCATGGTAAATCTTTACACGAATATTTTGATTTAATTGCTGGCACTTCCACAGGATCAATATTAACAGCCGGAATCGCCACTAAAAAAAATAGTAGTGAGCTAATTAAACTCTATAAAGAACAAGGTAAACGAATATTTCCCATTCATCGCAAAGAGCGTTATCAACCTATTCCGTCGCCTTTGCCGCAATTTATGGAAGTAGTCTCACCACCTAAATATTTACACCAAGGACTAACTAAAGTCTTAAAAAATGTTTTAGGCGACAGCAAAATTAAAGACATTGAAAGCCCAATAATCTTGATTTTGGCTTATGATACTCTCTACCGTAACACTACATTTTTTACTAATTGCCATCCAGATATAGGTGATAGATGGTATGACGATTGTTATTTATGGGAAATTTGCGCCGCCTCAGCCTCAGCACCTACCTACTTTCCACCATATAAATTAGAGCCTGTCAATAAAGAAAAATATGGCAATTGGGTATTCCCTCATATTGATGGAGGCGTTGCTGCAAATAACCCAGCTTTAGCTGCACTTAGCTTAGTCATGCGGTTATCTCAATCTTCAATTTCTCCAGAAATCAAACAAAAATACAATTTAGACTCTGTTAAAAGTTTAGAAGACATCGCCATCTTGTCTATTGGTACTGGTCAAACCGGTGAACCATATGAATTTGAGCAGATAAAAGACTGGCGTGGGGTGAACTGGGCGCAGCACCTTGTTGATATATTTATGGAACCGACATCTGAAGTTAGCAGTACTATCTGCCGTCATCTTATGGGTGGCTATAACTCTCAAAGATATTTGCGTCTTCAGTTTGATTTGAATGAGAAATTCCGAGCTAAAAAAAATGAAACATATAAAGATACTCGTGAACTTCTTAAACCAGAGGAGAGAGTCAACAAATTTACAAAAACTCAACTCAGTGAAGAGATGGATAACGCCAGGGAGAGAACTTTGCAGAGTTTAATTGATGCTACGTCAAAGTTTATTGAGTATGGGTATGCTTTTCAAACCAGAAATGATTGCGGATCTCAAGTGAAAGAGGCGATCGCTGCTTTTATTCAAGCTAATTAA
- a CDS encoding NAD-dependent epimerase/dehydratase family protein — MRILIIGGTRFIGVYLTQILVEQGHEVVLFNRGNRPLPALQGVGQIIGDRTDATQLKDKLSQENFDVVFDNNGRELSDTQPLAEIFQDRVQHFVYMSSAGVYLKSDQLPHIEGDKVDPKSRHKGKHETEAYLQEKGLPFTSIRPTYIYGPRNYNDLESWFFDRIVRDRPIPIPGNGLHITQLGHVKDLATAMSQVIGNQQAIGQVYNVSGDRYVTFDGLARACAQAVGKAPDDIKIIHYDPKKFDFGKRKAFPMRVQHFFASVNKAQTQLNWQPQYDLISGLAYAYENDYLVNGRDKAEIDFSVDEEIIQAE; from the coding sequence ATGCGAATTTTGATTATTGGTGGTACTAGGTTCATTGGGGTTTATCTAACTCAAATTCTGGTGGAACAAGGACATGAAGTAGTCCTTTTTAATCGTGGTAATCGACCGCTACCAGCTTTACAGGGAGTAGGACAAATTATAGGCGATCGCACGGATGCCACGCAGCTTAAAGATAAATTGTCACAAGAAAATTTTGATGTCGTTTTTGACAATAACGGGCGAGAGTTAAGTGATACTCAACCACTGGCAGAAATTTTTCAAGATAGGGTGCAGCATTTTGTTTATATGAGTTCTGCGGGGGTTTATCTCAAATCTGACCAGTTACCCCACATTGAGGGGGATAAAGTAGACCCCAAAAGCCGCCATAAGGGTAAACATGAAACCGAAGCCTATTTACAAGAAAAAGGATTACCCTTTACTTCGATTCGTCCTACATACATTTACGGGCCGCGTAACTATAACGATTTAGAAAGCTGGTTCTTTGATCGCATTGTACGCGATCGCCCGATTCCTATTCCCGGTAATGGCTTACATATCACTCAACTAGGTCATGTCAAAGACTTAGCCACGGCAATGTCGCAGGTGATTGGGAATCAGCAGGCGATTGGACAAGTTTATAATGTTTCTGGCGATCGCTATGTCACCTTTGATGGTTTAGCCCGTGCTTGCGCCCAAGCCGTAGGTAAAGCGCCAGATGACATTAAAATTATCCATTACGACCCGAAAAAGTTCGACTTTGGCAAACGCAAAGCCTTTCCCATGCGGGTGCAACATTTTTTTGCATCAGTAAATAAAGCACAAACTCAGTTAAATTGGCAACCCCAATATGATTTAATTTCTGGATTAGCTTATGCTTATGAAAATGATTATTTAGTAAATGGACGCGATAAAGCCGAAATAGATTTCTCTGTAGACGAGGAAATCATCCAAGCTGAGTAA
- a CDS encoding glycosyltransferase, whose product MPLKYALVHEWLTPKATGGSELVVREILNHIDADLYALIDFESQNPESYLYQRQIGKTFLQHLPFARNGIQKYLPFLPLAIEQLDLRQYDVILSSSHAVAKGVLTTADQLHICYCHSPMRYAWDLTFDYLRYSKLGSGVAGCITRYLLHRLRQWDVLSANRVDYFIANSHYTAQRIWRCYRREATVIYPPVNVAEFPFIPQKEDFYLTVSRLVSYKQVSLIVKAFNKLQRPLVIIGTGAEMQEIRQLANSNIQILGWQPDDVVKKYMATAKAFVYAAREDFGIALVEAQACGTPVIAYGMGGATETVRDVRSYKDTGTGIFFKMQTEAALVEAVEKFEMYQDALDPEYMRSHAAEFSPQNFAKRYLDFVDQCYQKKPNLAS is encoded by the coding sequence GTGCCCTTGAAATATGCTCTTGTTCATGAGTGGCTGACACCAAAAGCCACTGGCGGTTCAGAACTCGTGGTGCGAGAAATCCTGAATCATATTGATGCCGATTTATACGCCCTCATTGACTTTGAGTCTCAAAATCCTGAAAGTTACTTATATCAACGTCAGATTGGCAAAACTTTTCTCCAACACTTGCCATTCGCTCGTAATGGTATCCAAAAGTACTTGCCATTTTTACCTTTGGCTATTGAACAATTGGATTTACGCCAGTATGACGTAATTTTATCTTCATCCCATGCCGTAGCTAAAGGAGTTTTAACTACTGCTGACCAATTACATATTTGTTACTGTCATAGTCCTATGCGTTACGCCTGGGACTTAACCTTCGATTATTTACGGTATAGCAAATTAGGGAGTGGTGTAGCTGGTTGTATAACCCGATATTTGCTGCATCGCCTCCGCCAATGGGATGTGTTAAGTGCAAATCGGGTAGACTACTTCATCGCCAATTCCCATTACACAGCTCAAAGGATCTGGCGTTGCTATCGGCGGGAAGCCACAGTTATTTATCCCCCCGTAAATGTCGCAGAATTTCCTTTTATACCCCAAAAAGAGGATTTTTATCTGACAGTTTCCCGGTTAGTAAGTTATAAACAAGTATCTCTCATTGTTAAGGCGTTTAATAAATTACAAAGACCATTAGTAATTATCGGTACAGGTGCGGAAATGCAAGAGATTCGCCAGCTAGCTAACTCTAATATTCAAATTTTGGGATGGCAACCTGATGATGTAGTTAAAAAATACATGGCAACAGCCAAAGCCTTTGTCTATGCTGCCCGTGAGGATTTTGGCATAGCTTTGGTGGAAGCACAAGCTTGTGGGACTCCAGTAATTGCTTATGGCATGGGGGGTGCCACGGAAACTGTAAGAGATGTACGATCCTATAAAGATACAGGAACAGGTATATTTTTTAAAATGCAAACAGAAGCAGCTTTGGTGGAGGCAGTGGAAAAATTTGAAATGTATCAAGATGCTCTTGACCCTGAGTATATGCGATCGCACGCTGCGGAGTTTTCCCCACAAAACTTTGCCAAGCGCTATCTAGATTTTGTAGACCAGTGTTATCAAAAAAAGCCTAATTTAGCCAGTTAG